In Pangasianodon hypophthalmus isolate fPanHyp1 chromosome 3, fPanHyp1.pri, whole genome shotgun sequence, a single genomic region encodes these proteins:
- the inpp5f gene encoding phosphatidylinositide phosphatase SAC2 — MELFQAKDHYILQSGDNALWCSRKDGSMAVRAATDLLLAWNPICLGLVEGVIGKIQLHADFPLGLILIRQKALVGLLPGEHKVYKITKITVIPLSDDEPQDLELELCKKHHFGINKPEKITQSPDDSKFLLKTLSQIKSNVAVPIKKKVKENKEKERLERRLLDELYKIFMDSDSFYYSPTYDLTNTVQRQGASDKSDLPLWKRVDDRFFWNKHMIQDLVNLQVPEVDFWVIPIIQGFVQVEELVVNYNESSDEEKSSPETPLQEQHTCVDDIHPRFTVALISRRSRHRAGMRYKRRGVDTDGRVANYVETEQLIHVHNHTLSFVQTRGSVPVFWSQAGYRYNPRPRLEKGEKETTPYFALHFEEQLKIYKKQVIINLVDQNGREKLIGDAYLKQVLLFNNPNLTYVSFDFHEHCRGMKFENVQTLTDAISDIITDMRWGWVDQAGVICTQEGIFRVNCMDCLDRTNVVQAAIARVVMEKQLKKLGVMPPEQPLPLKCYRIYQVMWANNGDTISRQYAGTAALKGDFTRTGERKLAGVMKDGVNSANRYYLNRFRDAYRQAVIDLMMGLPVTEDLYSIFSKEKEHEEKEKESQRGAQEQVSLLLQTYMQLLLPDDEKFHGGWALIDCDPSLIDATHKDVDVLLLLSNCAYYVAYYDEETDKVNQYQRLGLEGLEKIEIGPEPTLFGKPKYSCMRLHYKNGEISGYFHTLRAVTRNPEDDGKDTLQCIAEMLRITKQAMGLDLLVIEKKLERKHSKPHEDILGIQGKATEPILGSGLAQGKSFFLNKFSSLNQKVKQTKTNVNIGNFKPLGRLEMKVNFLKPNMRVNLWKSDSSLETSDGNPGPGAMKDLCNDRSDLEISDDSDSYNSDEQPCSGSLENIDYVLPSCGIVASAPRLASRSQSIGSVELAVPSVIRVTSCENKVEDSLSVEPNSQSPGEASEAEEAILIDFGTPIDAYCHQFVQDAQTKPVEVFEERPVLPLNPQAPEGLKAPPASGSKPETSNTQQQQLPRPSQLDVEPSVSGGKLLTVQPPGSAASCSSQKSLGSILEGSLGPSPADSNGSRVVSPFAKIKSSVVQVASMTQAGLTQGINFAVAKVQKSPEPDAVNETQQNELRAMFTQCQTRIIQI; from the exons ACTTTCCTCTGGGCCTGATTCTGATCCGCCAGAAAGCACTTGTAGGTTTACTGCCAGGAGAACACAAGGTGTACAAGATCACAAAAATAACCGTTATCCCACTCTCAGATGATGAACCACAGGATCTGGAATTAGAG CTTTGTAAGAAGCACCACTTTGGGATCAACAAACCCGAGAAAATTACCCAGTCTCCAGATGATTCTAAGTTCCTGCTGAAGACTCTGAGTCAAATCAAGTCTAATGTTGCTGTTCCCATCAAGAAAAAG GTCaaagagaataaagaaaagGAGCGCCTGGAGAGGAGACTGCTTGATGAGCTCTATAAGATATTCATGGACTCCGATTCCTTTTACTACAGCCCCACTTATGATCTTACAAATACTGTGCAGAGACAGGGAGCCTCAGACAAGTCTGATCTGCCCCTTTGGAAACGG GTTGATGACAGATTCTTCTGGAATAAACACATGATACAGGACCTAGTTAACCTACAG GTTCCTGAGGTGGACTTTTGGGTGATCCCCATAATCCAAGGCTTTGTTCAGGTGGAGGAGCTGGTGGTGAACTACAACGAGAGCTCAGATGAGGAAAAAAGCAGCCCAGAGACACCGCTGCAGGAGCAGCACACCTGTGTGGACGACATTCACCCACGCTTTACGGTGGCTCTCATTTCCAGACGCAGCCGTCACCGCGCTg GCATGCGATACAAACGGAGAGGAGTGGACACTGATGGACGTGTGGCCAACTATGTGGAGACAGAGCAGCTAATCCACGTGCATAATCACACGCTGTCATTTGTGCAGACACGAGGCTCTGTCCCTGTGTTTTGGAGCCAAGCTGGGTACCGCTACAATCCCAGACCACGTCTAGAGAAAG gagagaaagaaaccACTCCCTATTTTGCTTTGCACTTTGAGGAGCaacttaaaatttataaaaaacag GTCATAATCAATCTGGTGGACCAAAATGGGCGGGAGAAGTTGATTGGTGATGCATACCTTAAACAGGTGCTGCTCTTCAACAACCCCAACTTAACCTACGTCTCATTCGACTTCCATGAGCACTG tCGAGGGATGAAGTTTGAGAATGTCCAGACGCTCACCGACGCCATCTCTGACATCATCACAGACATGCGATGGGGCTG GGTGGACCAAGCAGGAGTCATCTGTACACAAGAGGGGATTTTCCGAGTTAACTGCATGGACTGCCTAGACAGGACTAATGTAGTTCAAGCAGCTATTGCGCGTGTGGTCATGGAAAAGCAG TTGAAGAAACTGGGGGTGATGCCCCCAGAACAGCCACTGCCCCTTAAATGTTACAGGATCTACCAGGTGATGTGGGCCAACAATGGAGACACCATCAGCCGCCAGTATGCTGGCACAGCTGCTTTAAAG GGCGATTTCACACGCACAGGAGAAAGGAAACTAGCCGGAGTGATGAAAGACGGTGTGAACTCTGCCAATCGCTACTATTTGAACCGATTCCGTGACGCATACAGACAGGCTGTCATCG ACCTCATGATGGGCCTCCCTGTTACTGAGGACCTGTATTCTATCTTCAGCAAAGAGAAGGAGcatgaggagaaagagaaagagagccaGAGAGGAGCACAGGAACAGGTCAGCCTCCTCCTCCAGACGTACATGCAACTACTGCTGCCAGATGATGAGAAGTTCCATGGAGGCTGGGCCCTCATTGACTGCGACCCCAG TCTTATTGATGCGACACACAAAGACGTGGAcgttctgttactgctgtccaACTGTGCATATTATGTTGCTTA CTATGATGAGGAGACAGATAAAGTTAACCAGTACCAGCGTCTCGGTTTAGAAGGATTGGAAAAGATTGAAATAG GCCCAGAGCCTACTCTCTTTGGCAAACCCAAATACTCCTGCATGAGACTGCATTATAAAAATGGGGAGATTAGTGGCTATTTTCACACCCTGAGGGCTGTGACACGGAACCCAGAAGATGATGGAAAAG ACACCCTGCAGTGTATAGCAGAGATGCTCCGCATAACTAAACAAGCAATGGGACTTGACCTGCTAGTCATAGAGAAGAAATTGGAAAG GAAGCACAGCAAACCTCACGAAGACATCCTGGGCATACAGGGAAAAGCCACTGAGCCAATACTTGGCTCAGGCTTAGCTCAGGGCAAAAGTTTCTTCTTGAACAAATTCTCGTCCTTAAATCAGAAAGTAAAGCAGACAAAAACTAACGTAAACATTGGAAACTTCAAGCCCCTCGGCAGACTCGAGATGAAGGTGAACTTCCTAAAGCCCAACATGAGGGTGAACCTTTGGAAATCAGACAGCAGTTTGGAGACTTCTGATGGCAATCCAGGCCCTGGAGCTATGAAGGACCTTTGTAATGATCGTTCAGATCTAGAGATCTCTGACGACTCTGACTCTTATAACTCAGATGAGCAGCCATGCTCAGGTTCCCTGGAGAACATTGACTATGTGCTCCCCAGTTGTGGGATTGTAGCATCTGCACCTCGACTTGCCAGCCGGTCCCAGTCCATCGGAAGTGTTGAACTCGCTGTCCCCTCTGTTATTCGTGTCACAAGTTGCGAGAACAAGGTAGAGGACAGCTTGTCAGTTGAACCAAACTCTCAGTCACCTGGCGAAGCTTCAGAAGCAGAGGAGGCCATCTTGATTGACTTTGGGACACCAATTGATGCTTACTGCCACCAGTTTGTCCAGGATGCGCAGACCAAACCAGTAGAAGTGTTCGAAGAACGCCCGGTGCTGCCACTAAACCCGCAAGCACCTGAGGGTCTCAAAGCACCTCCAGCTTCAGGCTCAAAGCCAGAAACCTCAAACACCCAGCAGCAGCAACTCCCTCGTCCATCTCAGCTCGATGTGGAGCCTTCAGTCTCAGGAGGAAAACTCCTCACCGTCCAGCCCCCAGGTTCTGCCGCATCATGTAGCTCCCAAAAGAGCCTTGGCTCCATCTTGGAAGGGAGTCTAGGACCTTCTCCAGCAGACAGTAATGGAAGTCGTGTGGTGTCCCCCTTTGCTAAGATTAAGAGCTCTGTGGTGCAAGTGGCTAGCATGACCCAGGCTGGACTCACTCAAGGTATCAACTTTGCTGTGGCGAAAGTTCAAAAAAGTCCAGAGCCTGATGCTGTCAATGAAACACAGCAGAATGAATTGCGAGCTATGTTTACACAGTGCCAGACTAGGATCATTCAGATATAA